Below is a window of Caldichromatium japonicum DNA.
ATGCGGAGCGCATTCGTCTCTGACAGGCGTGACTTTCCCGACTACGGCAGAGACCCTCTCTGCTGTAGCTCCGCCGTTACCGGACGGACTCGCCACGGGTAGGGCAGTTGCGGTTGCCAGCCGTTTGAGATTGAGCGCGGCATTGATGTCCCGATCATGGCGCGTGCCGCATTGAGGACACGTCCATTCCCGATCCTTCAACGCTAACATCTCATTCTCCCAACCACAGACCGAACACAGGCGGCTGCTCGGATCCCAGCGATCAGCTAAAACCAACCAGACGCCGTAGCATTTCCCCTTGTATTCCATCTGCAAGCAGAACATGCCAAAGCCCAGGTCGCTGATGGCGCGGGCAAGCCGTTCGTTCGCCAGCATGCCCTTGACGTTCAAATCCTCAATCACCACCCCTTGGTTTTCGCGGCAGAGCCGGGTCGTGAGCTTATGTGTGAAGTCCGCTCGGACATTGGCAATGCGTGCGTGCAGCCTTGCCAACATCGCAGAGGATTTCCTTCGATTCTTCAAGATCGGCAGCCTTGTGCCTTTTGCCAGTCCGGCC
It encodes the following:
- a CDS encoding RNA-guided endonuclease TnpB family protein; the encoded protein is MSSALRCLRIRGRRLSCKVEAAKVGAGFAPRAGLAKGTRLPILKNRRKSSAMLARLHARIANVRADFTHKLTTRLCRENQGVVIEDLNVKGMLANERLARAISDLGFGMFCLQMEYKGKCYGVWLVLADRWDPSSRLCSVCGWENEMLALKDREWTCPQCGTRHDRDINAALNLKRLATATALPVASPSGNGGATAERVSAVVGKVTPVRDECAPHSGQEENCVQVCALS